From the Garra rufa chromosome 23, GarRuf1.0, whole genome shotgun sequence genome, the window ATAATGAGCCCTGTATTGACAAATTTTCCTATTGAAACATGAATTTCTGGCTAtggaactttttaaaaataaccaAAAGGCTTCCATTTGCGTCACATTCATGTAGCATGATTTATTACTTTCTATTGCTTGCAATGAGATCTGTAAAATCTGGAGGAAACTATCCATAACCATTCCCATTCATCTCAGTGGCTTTTGTAACCAGCAAAAACCCACCCTCTTGATTACTAGTCCCAGACAGGGGGAGGGGCATTCCCATTCCAACATTTTATTGGACAAAAAATAAAAGACACGCCCATGAGTGCAAGATGAGTTACTGAAATTCCATATCCATTTTCCCAAAACATAAGGTAATTTAAAAAGTGTATATCTGCTGAAAGATTAATCTTTTTAACTATATAACATAGATGGACTTAAAAGCCACCAAACTCCAGTTCAAGGAGATGAGGTCAGCCGGTTCCGCTTAAACGGCAACGTTTGCTAACCTGGGATCGGAGTCTTGTTCATATCTGTAATGATACACCTCCATTTGATCCCGGCAGGCCTCTCTAATGTTATTGAGCCACTTCTTGATGCCTCTTCTGTTCAAGTACAACACCATGAGGAACACAACTCCAATGAGGGCCAACACAATGCCGAGAAGCACATAAGAATGGGCATCCAAGTTTTGGCACTCCAAGTCCCTCTTTTGTAAATCCTTCACGCGTGTATAATTCTTCTTTTCTGGTTCGGCGCATTTCAGGCTGTTTGAGTCTGCGCATTGGGAGCTGTTCTTCAACCAATCATAAAACTCCTTTAATTTGCCACAATTACAATCAAACGGGTTCTGTGATAAGTAAAGGCGTATTTCCTTGAATTCGTTTAATTTTGTTAAATTGTTCTTATCCAGCGTCGTAATGGAATTATTGGTCAGTATTAATGTGGTTAAATTGAGGTTGCCAAACCCAGAAAGAGGAATTACCTTTAAACGGTTTCCAGACAGGTCCAATCTCTGAAGACTACACAAACTGTCCGTGGACAGCGCAAGTGGTAATTGCTTCGCGTCCGAAGTCATTAAGGTGTTACTGAGATTAAGATTACGTAGTTGTTCCAAACCATAAAAAGCTTCAGAGTGCACAGATATCAAGCGGTTGTGACTCAAATCTAAGGAAACAAGTCGGGGGAGTCCGCAAAACGCACAACTTTCGATCACCTGTATGTTGTTGTCCTGCAGTGACAGCGAGCGCAAGTCCATATCGGTCCCATTGGCTGAAAACGCTCTCTCGGTTAAAACTGAGATGTTGTATCTGTATAAAGTTAAGTTTTGGATGCTTCTGGGCACTTCGAGAGGTAGTATAATCTCTTCACAGCTCACCAATCCGTCAAAACGCATGTAGGTTTCCTGACATTTATGTGCTTTAGcggacaaaacaaacaaacacatcagCCCCACGCTAAAATGATACCGCTCTAAAGTATGAGGTAAAACACGAagttgttttctgttcttttccATTTTAATCTGAAGCGAATGTTATTCCAAAGGGTTAACTGCAGCATATATTCTCTTCATAGTTCGGATTCACTTTGCATCCGAGAACCGTTTCAGCCATCGAGGAAAGCAGTCCGTGTGGCCAGAGAGTTAGTGCTCAGTCCGTCATTTTCTCTTTCTGGAGCTCCCCTGACGACGCCTGCACTACAAATGCGATCAAGTGCTGTCTAGCAGCATCCCTGAGGTGAGCAAAACCTCGCCCACTTCCCTCGGTAAGAGAGATACATAGAACCGTGTAGTTGGGACACTGAGTGAACCTAATGCAGAAACGGTGACCAAAGCATTTTAGAAACTTTTAAACGTCCATAGGAAAATAAAGCATGCTGCCTACAGGAGTGTTCAGCAGGGGTGTAAAAATAGCAATGGTATGCATATTGCATACTATCTCAAATTGTATGAGTCAAAGCATCCAACAAAAGTATTTGTCAGAAAGTATAAGTATTCACATCTATGTACTTAATTATTGAAAAGTTTGTATTGAAATGTATAATATTGTTGGCTGATATTGTTAAAGTATACTAATGTGTGCTGAAAGTATGTGTTTGTGTATATAGAAAGACAGTTGGGACTGCTGTTTCAATCTACTGATATGACACATAATTCTAATAGACACTATTAGGGATGGATATAATAAGACAGATcccaacaacaacaataataattaaagctgcaagcagcgatgaacgggccctcgcaccagggctcaccgccgaccggtggctttaggaaaacagcaaacggtgggcattatgcttttaatacagtaaatgtaggaaaaatagatgaaagtcacttaaatgtgccaaacctcctgctgccagctggtggcgctatgcctgtaactgattattgacatgtagatgtgttcaggccagcactttcatcaaacatatgaagtctggtgcagattgaccttggtatgtttaagttagtgcaagatatgatatatcctgctgtcaataggtggcgctatgataatatctgaatattgaccttaagatgtcttcaggccaggaatcttatcaaacatgtgaagtttgaggcagattggacattttatggctgagttataacaacttctatgtccatgaccaaacatcaaactttgtcaggccaccacggacatgcccttcaacgaaaactcaagatcttcgcaatttaacatcactaaagcctttttattagactgaccgattttagtgttgatctgtataaatctcttggaggaatttgttgtagagtacagcatgacacttcctgttgccagcaggtggcgctatgactataactgaatatgggaatgtagatgtcttcaggtcaggagtgttatcacacatgtgaagtttgggacagatcggacattgtatgcctgagttatagaaacttcctttttcatggcgaaacatcgaaatttgcgagaccgctatggacacgccctccaatgaaaactctagatctttgcaatttaacgtcacaaagtgctttagattacactcagcaaatttggcgttaatccggataaatctctaggaggagttcgttcaagtacgaggcctgaaaatggcaaaaatgaccaaatttgctgagaaaattaaaaataaccgacttcctgttgggtgtcaaattttgctccaagaggcttttttgtaggtattggaccctattttaaatagttaccatgttttatggtctacaagcatttttaaatattattttaatagtctataagcatctgtgaaataattataaacaaatatattgaaaataaatacatattaacttagttgattttttggcctttttgtatttgtttctcattctaattaagtgaactgagcagtatagtgtcatacttataagatactttgttctatcagtgagagtgtatatatgtatttaaatcacataatttttccttaaaagataaaaaaaaatattttaatgctctttaagcacctatacaaaataattatgtaaaattacactgacagtacagtacatatcaactgattctatggattattgtcattcttatacactgacaatgagctaaatagcattagaggtcaaacgattccttatcttatgaggacctctagtgttcatccctggtattagagctttaatctgacgaatttatttgacacttttaatgtttttggggcctctgagcatgataacattttgaatctacacgtatttcctaagaatttcttgttctttatatgtaaaaagttttgatgagtaagaataatgcaatttaaagatatatgaaaataactcttcatcttttttattgttactttcataaatcaccacatcaacaccgttcaagatatcccaaagccgttcacaatatagggaaaattttcccaatattctgatgatgacgataagaacatgtaattcatgatgataacaaaatgttattattgcttgctttacgtccaccacttctgcttaaatgtcatcgttacctatctgttcaatttgtgtgtggatattgctttgcaggtgactcctgttataagacatcacttttaagcgctacataactaagaatcaattaggaaaacggtgcccagttggcacatgcattcacagtaaccctcagccagtttggatttaaagtttacagaattgaaagggttacattttaaaatcaacacacagacacatacacactaaatatacaattttaccatccagtttcatttgttaacattgttaacatgaacaataattaaatagcatttattaatgttaattaatattaacctaaaaaagtactcatatattgtttaaaggtaaattagtatcttttaacattagtttatgtactgtgaattaacatgcacgtgggtgtacagcaatacacaataaagtgctcaataaacgcttcattctttcaaaatatctttcaaaatcaagttgggtattgtaatggggcgatatataaatataactcatcttaaaatggtacaattttcagatgtttcgaacagataacagcaaagtttgttttgttgtcaaagtttgtcttgaaattgttagtgttttttttattgaatctaaaatttaaattatgaaaataaatgtctatcaatgaagataaatcgctcatgctaaaaagttgtatgtttcttaatcttttgctatgtgactgaataggacaagttcatggtacagttcagtaaaaaataaataaaaaaacaacaactgcaatatacaaagaatgaaagagttcgtgaccctttatattttctcaaagatcagactctcaaagttcagacatattaatgtagattgcacattgcacattgctgtagtttaatgtgcatcttcctcaaagatggtcttaagcaaaacagcatgttccactggtctctctccctttcacccctccccccttcagtcactcttagtgtcaacacagactgtcagcccagtgacagcaggttactgagttctttttttaattttctttaattcataaaaGCTTGAATAAGTATtacattaccagcacttgctcataatgattagatctctgtgtgaaaaaagttttaaagagtttggatgctgcactttaaagatataaaaaattagggttatgttttttactacatctttaaaaaatcaccacgtcaacaccgttcaagatatcccagatccgctcgcaatttaacatcttcagaatcttctcttcatgttaaaaaagtttggtgtgaataccttgttattcttagaaggagtgtgaatttgtttacagcctgatttttcaaaaaatccacattcaaatcaaaatagccggcttcctgttggtcttagctaatgagtttaatttagaaagttgtccagattgatgagatcaatatatgtacagagtttggtgactgtaggtaaaactaaccccccaacttttgtcaaaagatggcgctatagagtgcctgctccacgcccatttatgaccttttgccagtgtctaactatcattaatattgatgtgtgtgttgagtttcatgaaattctaagcatgttatctgcctcgaaaagacaggaatctaattttaaagtttgacacgttgccatggcaacagcatttgatttatcatcgacccctttacatattcttatcggccgtgttttgacatgattttgatgaagtttaaagaaaatcgagtaaaattaagaggctgatttcgaagcattttgaaaatgacacacttcctgctgccagttggtggcgctataactttgactcataatagtcacatttatggaatcggcatcatacaaggaacaaactggtgaagtttcatcagaattaggcaatgtgtgcaacagttattagacacttcctgtttctcatttctcgccataactttgtcgccttgccacggccaaaccgttcgagatatcaaaaatctcctcgcaatttagcgtccccaatgtcttgagatcatgctgaccgagtttggtgacaatcccatggaattcctgggaggagtacgttaaattccagagcatgcgctttttaaacagccctaaatatctcacttcctgttgcgtggagcccatgacatagagtacaaaagttgttcagcttgatgagttctatatgtgtaccgagtttcatatcaatacgcgcaagtatgtgtgcgcagtacatcaagttttcaaactgtgttccagggggcgctgtagaggccctgaaccacgcccgggtcccagcctctgtggcgtccggacgacggcagattccgacgtgtgtgcaaattttcaagagtttttgagtatgttaaggcccccaaaagtgccccaacggttgaaaaaaaaaaaaaaaaaaaaaaaaattaaagctgcgagcagcgatgaacgggccctcgcacccgggctcaccgccgaccggtggcttcaggaaaacagcaaacggggggcagtatgcttttaatacagtaaatgtaggagaaatatgtcaaagtcacttaaatgtgccaaacttgctgctgccagctggtggcgctatgcctataactgattattggcatgtagatgtgttcaggccagcactattatcaaacatatgaagtttggtgcagattgaccttggtatgtttgagttagtgaaatatatgagatatcctgctgccaacaagtggcgctatgataatatctgaatattggtctttaggtgtcttcaggccaggactcttaccaaacctgtgaattttgtggcagatcagacattttcaggctaagttataaccacttctatgtctatgcagaaacatcaaactttgtcaggccaccacggacacgccctttaatgaaaactcaagatcttcacaatttaacatctctaaggcctcaagatcagactgaccaaatataatgttgatttaactaaatgcaatcaatgcaaggacttcagataaatgccaactgtgaaccagtatgctacaaattgcctattttctgatgatgataagaacatgtaattcatgatgatagcaaaatgttattattgcttcctttacatccaccacttctgcttaaatgtcattgttacctatctgtacaatttttgtgtggatattgctttgctggtgactcctgttataagacatcactcttaagtgctacataactaagaatcaataaggaagacggtgcccagttggcacatgcattcacagtaaccctctgctagttttgattttaagtttacagaattgaaagggttacactttaaaatcaacacacagacacatacacacaaaatataaaatgttgctatccagtttcatttgttaaaattaactatattagttaacatgaccaataaataaatagcatttattaatgttaattaatattaagctaaaaaaaagtactcatataaagtttatgtactgtgaattaacatgaacatgaacacagttcatgtgggtgtacagcaatacacaataaagtgctctataaacgcttcattctttcaaaatatctttaaaaatcaagttgagtattttaacggggtgatatatatatatatacatataactgatcttaaaatgatggttttcagatgttttgaagagataacagtaacgtttgttttgttgtcaaagtctgtcttaattttttattattattattttatattcaataaataacactatgtaaatattgtctatcaatgaagataaattgatcatgctaaaaagttgtatttttaaatcttttgctatgtgactgaataggacaagttcatggtacagttaagtaaaaaataaatataaaacaacaactgcaaaatacgaacaatgaaagacttagtgaccctttatattttctcaaaatatcggactctcaaagatcagacatatttatgtaattacagtatgtgcattttttgttcaaagatggtctgtagaatggatctctactctgtcaccctctctgcctctcacccctcccccctgcaataatgagcttctctgtgcctgactgaacgcacacacatactgtagacattcaccagagtgacagcaggtttctgagttatttttttaattttctttaattcattgaagcttgtataaaatttatatttccagcacttgctcagaatgattagatctctgtgtgaaaaaagttttaaagagtttggatgctgcactttaaagatataaaaaattagggttatgttttttactacatctttaaaaaatcaccacgtcaacaccgttcgagatatccaaaatccgctcgcaatttaacatcttcagaatcttctcttcatgttaaaaaagtgtggtgtgaacagctggttgttcttaggagaggtgtgaatttgtttactacctgatttttcaaaaaatccacattcaaatcaaaatagccggcttcctgttggtcttagctaatgagtttgatttagaaagttgtccagattgatgagaacaatataagtactgagtttggtgactgtaggaaaaactaaccccccaacttttgtcaaaagatggcgctatagagtgcctgctccacgcccatttatgaccttttgccagtgtctaactatcattaatattgacgtgtgtgttgagtttcatgaaattctaagcatgttatctgccttgaaaagacaggaatgtaattttaaagtttgacacgttgccatggcaacagcatttgatttatcatcgacctctttacatattcttatcggccgtgttttgacatgattttgatgaagtttaaagaaaatcgattaaaattaagaggctgatttcaaaggattttgaaaatgacacgtttcctgctgccagttggtggcgctataactttgactcataatagtcacatttatggaatcgacatcatacaacaaacaaactggtgaagtttcatcagaatcaggcaatgtgtgcaacagttattagacacttcctgtttctcatttctcgccataactttgtcgccttgccacggccaaaccgttcgagatatcaaaaatctcctcgcaatttagcgtccccaatgtcttgagatcatgctgaccgagtttggtgacaatcccatggaattcctgggaggagtacgttaaattccagagcatgcgctttttaaacagccctaaatatctcacttcctgttgcgttcagcccatgacatagagtacaaaagttgttcagcttgatgagttctatatgtgtaccgagtttcatatcaatacgcgcaagtatgtgtgcgcagtacatcaagttttcaaactgtgttccagggggcgctgtagaggccctgaaccacgcccgggtcccagcctctgtggcgtccggacgacggcagattccgacgtgtgtgcaaattttcaagagtttttgagtatgttaaggcccccaaaagtgccccaacggttgaaaaaaaaaaaaaataaaaaaaacaaaaaaaacaaataagaatccttagaagaacaatagggccttcgcccttttgggctcgggccctaataagaatccttagaagaacaatagggccttcgcccttttgggctcgggccctaatgatGACTTTTCTCTCACAGTGTTACAAATATAGATAAAAGAAGTATACATCCAGAGCAATACACAAGTAAACAAAATGGATTAAACCTTACATGTGAtgctagaccacaaaaccagtcatacaagTCCATTTTTCAGAACTAAGATGTATACTTAATCTAAAAGCttaataaatacgctttccattgatgtatagtttgttaggataggactatttgaaaatctggaaactgagggtgcaaaaaaaaaatcaagatattgagaaaatcgcctttgaagttgtttgaataaagttcttagcaattcatattactaaccaaaaattaagtttggatatatttatggtaggaaatttccaaaatatcttaatggaacatgatctttacttaatatcctaatgatttttggcataaaagaaaaatcgataattttgacctatacaatgtatttttggctattgctacaaatatacccaagctacttaagactggttttgtgggtgggtgtgtatgtgtgtgtatatgtatattgatttaattcatttaatgGGCATGTGTTTATGGTGACATGTAAATGAACTGGTTTTGTTAGAgtcaaatatattatttaatactcgctcaaaatacattaatttatacCAGCAAAACTACTTCGTGTGGGTTAAATCATATAGAAATAGCTCTTTTAACAATTGCAGGTTACTACTTTTTGCAGTGTAGATACATTGTATAAAAGCAAATATAAAAGCACTGCTGTCTTTGAGCAAACTCTACCCACAGGACTTACATAACACAAATTCTTCCACCTAGAAAGAGGATTCAGACAACATAACATctaaaaacaaactgaaaaattaatgaaagtacaaaacaaaaatacaagctTCACATTGCTTTTTAACCCTCCGGTCTGTCCCGTGTACTGTGAGTACATGCATACATGCATTATCGAAAGTGTTTTTTATGCTTAACATCTGTGACCAATTCTTAAGACTAAAATCCCTGCTCATATACTTATCCATGCTCATGAACTTACCTATGTGCACAGTTTACTAATGAGCATGGACTATGAGTTTGATCATGTAGGGCTAATGTGAAAAAACAATTCTTTCACCTGTTTAACACAGAAGCACAGTTCTTTGTAGAAGCATGTATGCTCTCTGATGCTGTCTTTGATTTGCTGTACTGTTATCTGTTCACAGTGTGGCCCCTGCAATCCAATCTATATTGTGAACGCCAGTTGTCTACAGGGTCTAATGTTACTCCATCTTATCTGTCTGTGGGGTACGATCTGTTGGCAGGTAAAGCCTTTTTCAACCCATTGCAATTTTTGCTGTCTGTGCTAAAATTGGTCCCTAAACTGTATTTTTGGAGAACAGTTTCCACTGCTGTGGATTATTGTTTAATACCAGAGAGAAAATCTCCAGGCACAGTTTTGGCCGTGACAcgataaaaataattttactgtCGCAATCAAACAGATAATAAGCTCTGTAAACACTCACATGCCGAGAGACATAAATAGAGGATTCCTTTTGCTGACAAAGTCGAAGCTTCTAGCTACTGCGGCAGGATGTGATCACAGGAAAAGTCCTTTTTCCACTAAAGGTTACTCAAGTTTAAACGAGAGCACTCAGCATTCAGTCATTTTCTCCAGTCAAGTGGTGCATGTAGCTTTTAACGCTTGGAGATAATTCAATTTTGTGGGATTTCATTACAGTAAGCCAGCCTCCACCCTTTAGCCACATGAAATGTATTACTGATCACTTTGCTTGAAAATCTAACCTTCTGCTTTCAATCTTAACCCAATGTCTACATCAACACTAGACTGAGAAGCAGCATCGTGATCATCAAAAATGCATGCATCAGAAGGGCTATAGCCTAAGTGATAGCTGTTATCGAGTGATGCACCATGATTATTTTATCCAGTGGGTACCTGACAAAGTGGCCTAATTGTACTTGTCAGCCTATGGTAAGCCGGTTTGAGGTGTGCAACAGATATGAGCTATCGTGTTCCAAATGGGCAACTTGGCCGGGTGTATTACTTTATCCTTGAGGCTGCCCGTCTGGAGTAACACAGCTGGCAAAGTGTCACAATGTCTGTCACTCATGTAGCAGGTTCCTAGGCAGAAAGAGACAGATGCTTTAAAGCAGTGAATAAATGTGTGAATTTTGACCCCCTCACTCACCGAAtatctatattattttattatttaatatttaaattgtattatactatttaaaataactgttttctatttgattatattttaaaataatttctgctgaattttttgcatcattacttcagtcacatgatcctttagagatcattctaatattctgatttgctgatcaaaaactttttttattattattatgttgaaaacagctgggtagatttttttcaggtttcttggtttctgaatagaaagttgagaagaacagcatttatctaaaatagaaatcctttgtaacattataaatgtctttatcatcacttttgatcaatttaaagcatccttgctaaataattattttctatcatttctttcctaaaaaaaaaattatactgactgaaATTATACTTAAAGCTTtcgaatggtgtagtgtataattttacaaaagctttttatttgagataaaggctgatctttgggtctttccattcatcaaataaccctgaaaaaatgtactcgactgttttaaatgttactactaataaaaatgtttcttgaacagcaaatcagcatattagaatgatttctgaagtatcatgtgacactgaagacgagtaatgatactggaaatttagctttgatcacaggaataaattacattttaaaatatatttgtcaggggtgtgtgcaggacgagacgagacgaaagacaagattaacaattaacaatctatttaatataatacttcaaaggatcaatgcaggaacaggcaggtacaggcaggaacacacatcacaaaactttaaagaccgacatgaactgaagatacaaacagacttttaaagggtgactagatgattaaacacaggtgacacagatgactaataattaaacacaggtgatggggatgacaggctgatgagggtgaaaccaaaaatgacaacatgacagggggagaccagatgaacagacaggactgtgacattacacccccctccgaaaaggcgcgtcctcgcgccgtgggaacaaaaaaaaaaaaaaaaaaaaaaagagaaggggagcgaaaaaaacagagtccatgtgggaggaggctttggcggaggacggcacccctggagggggacaacaaacaaagtcaacagagtccaggggggcgacgaaggtgggaggagccagggaagaaacaggagggacccggagcaggaggcacagagcaagacccaggccacagccatgaagatccatggtggagccgacggagggaggagccatggtggaggatgggctgacgactccaggggtccgaccgacagaggcagagcaggtgaaggatgagcccgaggcggagacggagagccgaagatcctgggcgacaccgaggatccggagggccaaggcggagccagaggctctggcgaccaaggcggaggcggagatccagagggccgcggtggagccggagcgacagaggactgaggtggagccggggggagggaggagcccaacggagccgatgggacggagcgacgaggcgtagccagaggagtagagtccgtaggcgatggcgggacgacaaccgaccaaggcggagccggagggacgaggaagcccggtggagctggtgggccgacgggcgacgctgaagatgagggagctgagagccgtggtggagccgcagggtcggagggccgaggcggagttctggactctgagg encodes:
- the tpbgl gene encoding trophoblast glycoprotein-like, with translation MEKNRKQLRVLPHTLERYHFSVGLMCLFVLSAKAHKCQETYMRFDGLVSCEEIILPLEVPRSIQNLTLYRYNISVLTERAFSANGTDMDLRSLSLQDNNIQVIESCAFCGLPRLVSLDLSHNRLISVHSEAFYGLEQLRNLNLSNTLMTSDAKQLPLALSTDSLCSLQRLDLSGNRLKVIPLSGFGNLNLTTLILTNNSITTLDKNNLTKLNEFKEIRLYLSQNPFDCNCGKLKEFYDWLKNSSQCADSNSLKCAEPEKKNYTRVKDLQKRDLECQNLDAHSYVLLGIVLALIGVVFLMVLYLNRRGIKKWLNNIREACRDQMEVYHYRYEQDSDPRLANVAV